One Candidatus Angelobacter sp. genomic window, AGCTGGTGGCATGCGGCCATTCTGTGAAGACATTGCTGCGGCCGAATACCGATTTGCGCGGATTGAAGGGCGTGGAGTTTGAGCGCGTCAGCGGCGACATCGGCGACCGCGCAATGCTCACCGCCGCGATGCGCGGCTGCGATTGGTGCTTTCACGTTGCGGCGAGCTACCATCTCTGGCTGCGCGATTACGCGCCGATGTACACCG contains:
- a CDS encoding NAD-dependent epimerase/dehydratase family protein, producing the protein MRCFVTGASGFIGANLVHELVACGHSVKTLLRPNTDLRGLKGVEFERVSGDIGDRAMLTAAMRGCDWCFHVAASYHLWLRDYAPMYT